In the genome of Aedes aegypti strain LVP_AGWG chromosome 2, AaegL5.0 Primary Assembly, whole genome shotgun sequence, the window tgagccactgaaccgttcaaaagatccggttcactaaaatgagtgattcggatcagatccgttcactaaaatgagccgttttgcccatctctagtcgcacagatggatcggcaaaaggctaccattccaccgtgtcaacttcaacaacatcaacatTCAACTTCAacatcaacaacttcataaaaactcaaaatcacaatttatttaatttggtagtgaaaacatgttttttgaccaaaattataagcatttttcacatcatgcgtgtgttgtttacgatttttggcagttttctcctctcttctctcgcttctcacggacggagaaagttgccatcagtatgcatttgaattctacagtcaattgtactgtatattacggttctttcgaaaattttccgttctgcggtagccgccaagttctaccgcagctgtcaaagttctaccgcaggcctgaaaatcattgtatcattgaacggaGCCATCTAATCGAAGTGTGCTAGTAGAGTGCAATGCTTTGAAAAACAGCAGAAAACAACAGTCATtagcgtggtttccaaggtatcatcgcagccGAACGATGATGCTTTGTGCAAATCAGTAATATGactgctgcggtagctttctgttcaaccgtagaacggaaagttatccctaaaattgcaataatatcttatattcatttttgctgttaaattgcgttgtacattgtttttctcacgcataaaaatgttttgcaacacttgtgacattgtacaccttttgagtattatgaaattgtaaaatacgtggttgtagcaagtgtatgaatatccaaaccattctaattgcaaacataaaaactggcatcacttccaatcagtgagagcggcgcatccgaatcataaacaatgttggctcagtgaattcgcgttccggtgctgttttcgagcacaaattgatcaatataagtgatttattgctcccaggagcatcgtgcgtgaataatcaaagtgtttcaagtatcgcattagatttttgaattgctacggtgagtagaaatacgattaaaagtgagttttagaacgggcaccgaaaagccagcaaacaatatctcggtgcgtgaagaagaagtgattcggaagtgcgtggtattttacaacacaaatcacagcaataactacgtatttgcattcaaaaactggtgatttgtgaaaaacatattatggaatgctttcagttaagaaaccaccgctctacaataaggttagtaacttcaaataatcattttttgtgatcgctctccaaaacactgagAGTAGTGTGGGAAGAGGGAGCGGAAAgcgaagggggaagtaaggtgccatattagaggccattttggtactcatggggatatgtccttaagaataacccgaacctttTCGCCCGATacgtggccaaaaaggtcaattcgtcgaagtggttgGGCTGGGCTACGCGTTTTTAAGGTCAGGAAAAAGAGCCAAATcagactgacaagcaaaacacggtggccaaattgcgtgcgcatcaaggcggacaccaaGCAAATCCCCGGCCTCGAGTCTTTTGTCGGTACGTCTcgcatggaggttccggaagagaaagatagacaaattcgcgaagaagtacctgttgtgACAGGTGATCTGCTAGTGCGAACGGTAagcaagccgttcgttacaaccggcACCATAAATGGGCAGATTTGTCGAGGAATGCTTGTAGAAGCGCTTGCTGTCCTTCCTCCGCTCTCACCTTGGTCCCACGTTGTTCTGACCGGATCTCGCTTCGTGCCATTATGCCAAGCCTGTAATACGGCCTGTGGTACGAAGCGAAGAGCGTTAATGTGCTTCCGAAGGAGGAACaccaaatacaccagaactACATCCGACcgaaaagttttgggcgataatgaCGAAGAAGCtgaagaaaagcggaaaaaacattcaaaccgatgaagctttgaagaaaatctgggagaaattgtgtaaaaaagatgggcaaagcctcgcccaagatctcatgagcagtgGTAAGAGAAATCTCTTACCAAGCTCAAGAgagaaaattcaataaataaattatgctaAACATAGCAAATATATAGTTTTTTAATACCTTAATATTTGAGATGTATCCGaaccaaaattaaattttaacgaCTATTTGTGTGTGTCTCATTCTCGGATATGtcggattttcttaaaaactcttaTGAAAACTTTAATCTATTGGTTCCGTTTGGCTTCTTTTTGTTTTCGTATTTCCTATATGGATTTCTTTTTTTCAGGCATGATATCTCTTAGGttcctatttttaaaacactcattttttttatttttttttaatcattttataaTTTCTATTGCAAATACTTGTGTGTTGCAGTTGTAAGCATTTCAATCACATTGCCCCTTTCGCACCTCACTCCAGCGCAATCCGGGCTTCCTTGCCGTCGATGGTGATGTTCATTCCGTGCTTGAGGCAAAATTCGCGCTTTATGTAGGCAAAGAACAGGTCGGTGATGAGGAAAATCTGCGCTGTGCAGAAGACTAGAGTCATCCCGAAGTAGAAGTTGGCGTTGGCCGAGTTGGAGTAGATCCAAAGATGCCATACGGTCGGTCCCAGGATGCTCGTTACCAGCATCGTTGCTCCCACGATGTAATTGTGGCCCATGACTGCAAGAGAAATTAATGATATCCGCACAGATTAGAGGGGAACAACGGTGCTTCCCAGACCGCCTTCAGAAAATAATCTTCATCAATAATCTCTTTGAATGTTCGGGCTGTTACCATGGAAAGGGCGATTTTCTTCTAAATTTTGTCAACATccacagggtgtcgactcaattttgaaaataaaattccctgactttccctgaccttctaGTCATTTTCCAGAAAAGTTCCAGATCACTGAGTTGGTTAATTTGAATCGAAATAAGTAAGATTTTTACAAGAAGATACATTTTCGTTATGttataggtcgtatgaataaactgatcaaaagcttttactttatTGAGATATATGTACCTGCCGGATGACGTTCTTGAACGTTTATTCAAGttgatatgataaaactgaacaactgagaatttatttacttttcaaacttgaAGATCCGTATGAACAAAGATGTTCTCGGCTAGAGAACTATCTTAGACccgatttaaaattttaggcatGAACGAAAATTTTAGACTCCTTcctaattataacttttttatacAAGAGGCAACACTATTACGATCATCCACCatacttttttttgttggaagaaAGCTATCCTCAAATTCGGCTATTTCTTTTTTCAGGCTAAATTGTAGCCAATGCCATAGAACTTTCTTGGAGAAttgcttcaaggaattccacatagattgctcagaaattcttcttgaaattctcaaggttttttttaccagatattccttcaattcTTCTCAATGAactcttgaaagatttcctccagaagctcctcatctctaagattctctaaaaattgttagagaatttctttcagttttaaatatttctaaaaatagcatTTGGATTTCCTAGAACTATTTCAGGAAtgcttataaaaatatttttcaggataacataattttttccaatttgtttcttttttttcttagaatatcTATGATAATTCTTCACAATGATTCGTTACagttaatattttaggatttcaatatgaattacccctagtttttctcccagaaaaaaaatatctaaattttcTTAACAGAATGCATTCAGAACAATGCGCTGATTAGAAGGTTTCTAATGTTTCTCTTGTACTTGCCGTACCTTCAGCAATGCTCCGAGGAACTCTTTTAAGAATTCATCTACGAGTATCTCTAAGCAATATCACAAATTGTCAATAGCAGGGCTGggcaaaaatctgaaattcactcaacagtagccaaacaaagccaatcacagtcagcgaagccagtgaaactcacatccatcgctgctgtaggcaaaaagccttgaaaattgcaaaacatccgttgctaagggcaacccaaaattactgtagaaaaatgttctattttccgcTGCATTTCTCgcattaagggggcaggattcgtcattgatttcggaactttcaaaagcagttttttccttcaaaatcaagaaaatttacaggaaaatgtgttcactgtattctactctccaaccgaaacacagtgaacacatttttatcgaataattcttagttttgaacagaaaaactgtttttgaagtttcgatgatgacgatgattacgatgacggagcttTGATCGttaagagccttcaatgacactaacgttttagaaaattcatgcacccaacataggctacttgatgagattcacgtgtttgaactactgtactgggaaagccacgtgattttcgcgaaattcaagcctactactattaccattctcaGCACTGGTCAACAGATTAGCAAgattatttcaaatgatattcctgaaatttctgcgtttcaatgattttctagattactaaaaataatcgaggaactttgagaatcatcctcagaatttctggagaattttctgggtcctggttccttagtcgagtggttagagtccacggctgcaaagcaaagccatgctgaaggtgtattgCTTTAGCATGATCAATTACTTTTCAGACAATAAACTCGTTTGATAttgtagtattgatattttttccctgacctcaagtgaaattccctgattttccctgactttccaggtcaaaaataaattccctgacattccctgactttccaggtttttccaggtagtcgacaccctgcatCCAGCTAAGCCAGAGAAATCGTCTGCTATGAacagatttgatggagttttTTTTCCTGATAATAACGGACTTACACTTTGAGATCGATTTCCACAGGGGAAGCAACGAAAGGTACATCCCGATGTCGCCAACACAGGGATAGGGACGGAAAACGACGCCCAGGGCAAGCAGCATCGTCAGCAGCATAATCGGTTCCTTGTGCAGTTTGAACGTCAACGGAAATAAGTACAGCAGTGTGGCGTTGATTTGGAATGTGTACAGGAAAAGAGTCCGGAAGTGGTCGAACATTTCGGTGAAGAAATACCAGAAAAGTCCGATGTTGGGCTGCAAATCACGGCAGTTGAAGCTGGGGGAGAGAAATAGAATTAATTTGTTACAGCGAATTGATCAGAAAGAAGTCAATCCTTACATAAACCCATAAGTTGCATCCAAAAAGCTCCAATCGCCCATGATCATGAATGAAGCGTAATTCACGAACAAAAAGGTCATTAAGAACATTCCACACGTAATGAGAATGCTTTGCATTTTGTGCTTGTCATCTTGAGCGATGAACAGTGCAGCCGGGATGATAAGTACGCAAGGATAGATGTTAATCTGCGTTTCCAGGGCCAGTGCCATGCAGGCCACCAATCTCACTCGATTGGCCATTCCCAGAAGGAACAACGCCAGCAGGAAGTTACTCAGAACCGTAGTCGTTTGACCGACGCAGTTCAGGATTGAGTACGGGTTGAACATGTACGCCAGGGCCACATAGTACGGAACTGAGCGGACATCATCCGGCGATATCTGCAATTCTTTGGTCCCCTTGGCAAAGCTGGACAAACGCGATCTTTGGTTGTCGTAAAGTTTACGGATGAAAATTGCGGCCACGCTTTTGAGCATCAGAATGGTTCCCACTTCCAGGTTGATGAATATGGCACTGGCGAACGCGAACAGTTTCTCCATCAGGAACCACACCGAAACAAGCACGAATGGGTTCTGATGGTACAGGTCGCCTTCGTACGGATTTGTTCCGTTGGCGTACAAGTATGCCCCTTCAATTGCTGTAATGAAATTCGCTGATGTTATCCAAAATAAAATTCAgttcaaatcaatcaaaaataCCTCGCTTCCACGAGTTCAGCGGAGTGGCCACTTCGACTCGGTTCTGGATCGTGACCCCGTAATGGGAATGCATCAGTAAATAGCGCAGGGCGGCGCCCAAAAGCACGGTTGTCATCCACTTCATCATCTTTCACCGGTAGTTAGCTGCCCTATACACAGTCAGTCTTTGGTTCGGTTCGGTTATCTAAGATTGTATTGAACAATACGTAAGTTTGTACGAAATTGAATTACATACTTGAAGCACAAATTTGAAGAAACTGTATGCGAAAAATGTTCCGTTTGCTGTGGATCGCGGATTTGGTTTGCGAGAGGAAACAAACTGCCCTATCAGCAACACATGCAGCTTGGTTTGTTGTCAACTTTAAAAGCCCGCCTCTCATGCGTAAATAAAGGTACGCAGTCAAAAGAGCACTGGAGATGTCCGCTGTTGAACTCTTCGAACTGTGTCGATAAATTCAATTATGGCCACACGCTAGCTCGGAAATACCCATTAATCGGTACTTTCGTACCCACTTCAAACTAAAGCGGTTTTATTTAATAAGGAtggggctcattcatttatttcataacgctgaaaatgaccatttttgacatccacccaccccttcgtaacgctttaaGTAtggatattctacaaattttgtatgagccgtaacatcgtgaggacacccacccacccccttcagcgttatgaaatttgtgaataagcccatGGTTTATAAACATCTTTAtaaatactgcccataactgcatattcgtaacattcgacaaaagtaggcattgaataaatggaataccaagtgtgcattttatggcactatgggaggaaactttaatttctaaaaataggttcctaaagccctgtcccaattttagtgccaaacgcttaagtctaggccaaaaacacatgtttactcaattttctaatgttttccgttggtttaagctcaaaaaacattttttagattttgtcacatcctttggcttaaactcaaatattgggtgtattttgttttccgtgttccttacgaaatgtcagataggaacaaccccagtggtcgaactaaaacccctgtggtgtttttgtcgactaaacgaacgtcaaacatgatcaaaagtgtcaaggttcataaatggaccaaatttttaaattaaagtttaaacatgatatagccattatttgagcacgaaaaattgctaaagtagttacagtaacattaTCTTTCGTAATAACacgatttcattaaaaattttaggacccaattaccaagaactcaaagtgcttatttgaggctgatattttgtgcAACTCATATCACATACTAGAATagacagaaaataattctgatagaatttttaggctcatttataatctcaatgtgactgtaaTGCGACTTTAAGCGTACACAAAAAAAACAGTTTACAATCTTTTTTAGTTgaatttacccaaaattaagtatatcgattattctctcaacccGAAAATtctcggtattctctctcttacccaccaatgttgtcaaaaacagaggaAGCTGCACCTACCTAATGGGGGTAGTtcggcccaataagccaaatttgggtaaatgcattattctcaagcttgggttgaatgaactcagttttgcgttgaatcaaaccaaatttaagtaattttttttatggcttcaaaggcaaagtacctaatggaggccttgcaaatttagccaaatttgggttattgggctcaactacggttttgcgttgaaacaactcagatTTGAGTAGTTCCGCATTGCCGTGTAGTTAACATCTTGATGTGTTTACCCATTTTCTGGTAAATTTAATCGCGAGTGTAACTATAAAGTGAAGTTTTGcttaatgtttatgatccggAATCGAACAAACATCGCAATAAAGTTTGTAATTTGTTGCagaatagaaaatagaaaagAAAATAAGACTTTCACCCTTTcacaacaaacaacgatgcgTTACTATAGCACGACACGATTGTGCGGATCAGGGCTAAGTTGATTGGAATGTATCTGATGCAATTTGATGTACATTCGATGTACACTGAACAAGTGAGCCACTCCTTGAGCCCacctaaagatagtgcaacgaacaaAATTCGACTGTATAAAACtgcttcgaaaaaaataattcagagcAAAAAGCtgttttgctttaatttgaaaatttttgaaagccGCGGGTTTCAAGCGAGAATTTTCCGTAGCAAAACCCGGAACCAAATCCCATGACACGTTTTCCGAACTGAAAACCGTTGAAATTTGAGTGAATCACTACGAGCGTGTGCAGTTTTGCCCACCATCAATATTTAATCGACAAAGCTTCTGTTTTCGGGGACACCCCTACAAACTGTCATTTATTTTCAGTTCACGTGGTTGTTCGCTCGGAAATCCGGAAAAGTTTctttaacatttttgattttttttcaaaaaaaaaacgcgagaATTGTGCAGTGGATTTTCGAATTTCCCCATCGTACGCCGAAATCATGTCGCTCGCTTTAGTTCCCGTTTGTTACGGCTGCAAAAAATCCGCCGCCTTGTCGGTATCCTGCACGGATTGCCTCCGGATCTACTGCGCCAACTGTTTTGGCTTGCAGTCCAAAAATGCTGAGAGTGTGGAAAGTTTCGGAGCTCTTGTTTCGCTGCTTTCGGTTCGTGTGTGCTCCAAGTGTACTAAACCTGAGGAGCCCCGGGAAGAGGAGGAATGCACTGTCAGGGATGTAAAACCCTGTCCGTCGCAATTGATACCGCCGATCGTTACGAAGGTAAAGGAGGAACCCTGCTGGTCCCATGGGAAGCCAATGAATCTATTTTGCTTGACGTGCGACGTGATAATCTGCGGGGATTGTTTCCTAAATGGGGCGGAGCACATGCGGCATCAAATCGATTTCCTGGAAACGGTGTTCCGCGAGAAGCGTTTGGAAACGCAACATAAGCTGAACCGTCTGGAGGAAACGGTTGGCATTCTGCAGCGGGAAGCGGTCCACTGCGAGACCAATTTGGCCCTGATTCAATCGGCGGAAAAGGCGGCACTGGCCGAAATCGACGCAATTTGCGAGGAGGCTAAACTGAGCGTCAGTCGGCTGACCATCAATCGGAAGAGGAAACTGGAGAGTCGGGCCGGATTCCCAGCGAAGAAGAAAAAGCTGACGGCCGCCCTGCAAGCGATGATCGATCAGATGAGTCCGGGGGAATTTTTCCAGCAGCGATCGACGGTTTACAAGCAGTGCGACGAGCTGCTGACCGATTGCTCGCCGAAGGGATTCCACGTGCTGAAGTTCGAGGATGTTGGATGGTAAGTATGTGGGAATTTGAATGCCTCAATTTATTGATGCAggtatagggtgccggtaccaatggttgtaatgtaccagtagattggactatggaattaaacgtacatttttcgataaaaacgacatgggctatttttggtggatagatcgtctctagtttagtcgatttgccaaatttcggcttttaattttatcaaaaagtcatataaataattaaggttatgcaaaaaaattggtCCCTtgtaccgtgaaggccccatactctgcgcacttaaggCCTTTCAAATTACAATCAGCTGtaattaaggctcaagaatccatcattcaatcatcagcaatcatcgaaaattgaaaaccagttttttcgctcaaatcaaaagaaatcctcatgcaaatctatcattgcattactgATAGCAAggacaatgcaatgatagattttcttgaacattgcttcaattttgagcaaaaaaactggttttgaaagtttgtaaaacgatgatggatattttcctcttaattgaaaacaaaacacagtaCTCTGAACTTTTGGGAGCAGATACCTATTGATCTTATGTgtaagagaaaaatataaaagcttcactaagtaatgattttCATTGCAAATGTTTTAATCTTCTCAAGAGTGTAcatgttcctaactctgcgcactcatttttgcaatgctccttagTCTGCGCATTaaggttcctaactctgcgcactcaaaATTCTTTATAACGGATGAAGTATTTTACTAAAAGCATTACTAACATTTAAACTCCGAATTGTTCTAAATTCATCCATAATTCAATCCGTTATAGTTACTGTTATTGAATGCAATTAAATGTAACtctcaaaataatcgaaatcatcatatgatttgcaaaatatgttattaacttAGTTTCCTAAA includes:
- the LOC5563851 gene encoding phosphatidylinositol glycan anchor biosynthesis class U protein — encoded protein: MMKWMTTVLLGAALRYLLMHSHYGVTIQNRVEVATPLNSWKRAIEGAYLYANGTNPYEGDLYHQNPFVLVSVWFLMEKLFAFASAIFINLEVGTILMLKSVAAIFIRKLYDNQRSRLSSFAKGTKELQISPDDVRSVPYYVALAYMFNPYSILNCVGQTTTVLSNFLLALFLLGMANRVRLVACMALALETQINIYPCVLIIPAALFIAQDDKHKMQSILITCGMFLMTFLFVNYASFMIMGDWSFLDATYGFIFNCRDLQPNIGLFWYFFTEMFDHFRTLFLYTFQINATLLYLFPLTFKLHKEPIMLLTMLLALGVVFRPYPCVGDIGMYLSLLPLWKSISKFMGHNYIVGATMLVTSILGPTVWHLWIYSNSANANFYFGMTLVFCTAQIFLITDLFFAYIKREFCLKHGMNITIDGKEARIALE